One genomic region from Entelurus aequoreus isolate RoL-2023_Sb linkage group LG14, RoL_Eaeq_v1.1, whole genome shotgun sequence encodes:
- the LOC133665198 gene encoding alpha-tectorin-like, with protein sequence MSTSHSTVFAKRHKSHPPSCGLKVSLDKSNRNLFALMHLSASIMQHFLFLMAAVSLMPAAESEQINGSCPINYYGKNYTQFNVTFANNVSTMCFGTVEGSDCMILTSATNVTGVFVTTTFTDTASIAALPDLVGTSPCFVAVTFGWFDITFTFHTFIKQGVVLISQFDGNLTTVVEGLPVDTWQLNNTARAEYLSGCRSMSELFLPNTTTFQVGVGLVNCNSTAFLTISEIRDDSVCTVTGSTVIDFSGNSTLVDDRCAYTLYSNSSIHVVGVFKERRRKDVVFLDRVVIELLDSDSVFQLGPGVKVLVNNTNVNISSVSEEHDGLEIHQDQTGVTATIYKTDYNITVFFNGDTAQILLRPPWLLAENLDSLCVNSSSTISDVKSSDFSDQGCETQYSEPADESINCTTVTEHCQVLNGSDFADCHTVVDSGPYIAACNQTLCHYPDVDGLRCEFLEAYAHACSLKLDHMLDDWRTDANCPAPEAFCNDTHCVDHEFCADGINGQINCFCRAIFASDHRSNDTLGDPAVCIDNTASITLVGCLLEEKGFRYTDLHLNDDSCGGHRDMHHMVTFNFSDSNACGTVVTANDSVVVYKNTVTGLNTSEIVANFDKFHVNFSCYHNQPDVQSIRFRFKDNSVFQQVESESWNYTLKMAAYKDALRTQPVMSETDIQLNQRVWVELMTEGLDDNLVFLVTNSCWATSGSSPYGGLRYDLISDG encoded by the exons ATGAGCACGAGTCACAGTACAGTGTTTGCAAAAAGGCACAAGAGTCATCCACCATCCTGTGGTTTGAAGGTCTCTCTGGACAAATCCAACAGGAACCTGTTTGCCTTGATGC ATCTGTCAGCCTCCATTATGCAGCACTTCCTTTTCCTCATGGCGGCGGTCAGCCTGATGCCAGCAG CTGAGTCTGAACAGATAAATGGGTCCTGCCCCATCAACTACTACGGAAAGAATTACACCCAATTCAAC GTGACTTTTGCCAACAACGTTTCTACAATGTGCTTTGGCACAGTGGAGGGATCTGACTGCATGATCTTAACATCTGCAACCAATGTAACCGGTGTTTTTGTGACTACTACATTTACCGACACGGCGTCTATCGCAGCGCTGCCAGATCTTGTTGGGACATCACCATGCTTTGTTGCCGTAACCTTTGGTTGGTTTGAT ATCACCTTCACATTCCACACATTCATAAAGCAAGGAGTGGTTTTAATTAGTCAATTTGATGGG AACCTGACGACCGTGGTAGAGGGACTGCCGGTGGACACCTGGCAGttgaacaacactgccagagccgaaTATCTGAGCGGCTGCAGATCCATGA GTGAACTATTTCTACCGAACACAACAACTTTCCAAGTCGGTGTAGGACTGGTGAATTGCAACTCGACGGCTTTCCTCACGATTTCTGAGATAAGGGATGACAG CGTGTGCACCGTAACCGGCTCCACCGTCATCGATTTCTCTGGAAATTCCACGCTAGTGGACGACCGCTGTGCTTACACGTTGTACTCCAACTCAAGCATCCATGTGGTGGGCGTTTTCAAGGAACGCCGTCGTAAAGACGTTGTGTTTTTGGACCGCGTCGTTATCGAACTGCTGGACTCGGACTCTGTTTTTCAATTGGGACCAGGTGTGAAAGTTCTG GTGAACAACACTAATGTGAACATTAGCAGTGTGTCTGAAGAACATGACGGGTTGGAGATCCACCAGGACCAGACTGGAGTCACAGCCACCATATATAAGACAGACTACAACATCACTGTTTTCTTTAACGGAGACACTGCTCAAATTCTCCTGAGACCTCCATGGCTGTTGGCAG AAAATCTGGACAGTCTCTGTGTCAACTCCAGTTCAACTATAAGTGACGTGAAGTCATCCGATTTCAGCGACCAGGG CTGTGAGACGCAGTACAGCGAGCCAGCTGACGAGTCCATCAACTGCACCACAGTGACTGAACA CTGTCAGGTCCTCAATGGCTCTGACTTCGCTGACTGTCACACCGTTGTCGACTCAGGGCCGTACATCGCAGCCTGCAACCAAACGTTGTGTCATTATCCAGATGTGGACGGCCTCAGGTGTGAATTTCTGGAGGCGTACGCCCACGCCTGCAGCCTGAAACTGGACCACATGTTGGACGactggagaacggatgccaattgCC CTGCCCCTGAGGCCTTCTGCAATGACACACACTGTGTTGATCACGAGTTCTGTGCTGACGgcatcaacggtcaaatcaactgcTTCTGTCGAGCCATTTTTGCCTCCGACCACAGGTCCAACGACACCTTAG GCGATCCGGCGGTCTGCATAGACAACACTGCTTCAATCACTCTGGTTGGTTGTCTCCTGGAGGAAAAAGGCTTCAGATACACGGACTTGCACCTCAATGACGACTCTTGTGGAGGTCACAGGGACATGCACCACATGGTGACCTTCAACTTCAGTGACAGCAACGCCTGTGGGACTGTGGTCACG GCCAACGACAGTGTGGTTGTGTACAAGAACACTGTCACTGGATTGAACACCTCTGAAATTGTTGCCAACTTTGACAAATTCCATGTGAACTTTTCCTGCTACCACAACCAGCCGGATGTCCAGAGTATTCGCTTTAGATTCAAAGACAA cTCTGTCTTCCAGCAAGTCGAATCGGAATCTTGGAATTACACTCTTAAGATGGCAGCCTATAAGGATGCTCTACGcacacaacctgtgatgtcagaAACTGATATTCAGTTGAATCAGAGGGTCTGGGTAGAGCTGATGACGGAAGGTCTGGATGACAACCTGGTCTTCTTGGTGACCAACTCCTGCTGGGCCACGAGCGGCTCATCGCCTTACGGGGGACTGCGATACGACCTGATCTCTGACGGGTGA